A section of the Kluyveromyces lactis strain NRRL Y-1140 chromosome F complete sequence genome encodes:
- the MRPL49 gene encoding mitochondrial 54S ribosomal protein bL21m (some similarities with uniprot|P40858 Saccharomyces cerevisiae YJL096W MRPL49 Mitochondrial ribosomal protein of the large subunit), with translation MFKNISHMFALPVRQMVGFSPFLQPLKRSFIRTTHSVAEKAKVNLTPLKLSNELYAVFRIHNRPYLVTEGDKVILPFKLKQAEVGDVLNLTDVTTIGSRNFKLVDEPIDPSLYTIKATVLEKTKRPLRVREVTKRRNRKVRHAVNKADLTILRISELKVN, from the coding sequence ATGTTCAAGAATATCAGTCATATGTTTGCCCTCCCAGTAAGGCAAATGGTGGGTTTCAGCCCATTTCTTCAACCTTTGAAGAGAAGTTTCATCAGAACAACACACTCGGTAGCAGAAAAAGCGAAGGTGAATTTAACGCCGTTGAAGTTATCCAATGAGCTATATGCCGTATTCAGAATACACAACAGACCATACTTGGTGACAGAAGGAGATAAGGTTATCTTACCGTTTAAACTGAAGCAAGCAGAGGTCGGCGATGTGCTAAATTTGACTGATGTGACTACCATTGGTTCTCGTAACTTCAAGCTCGTGGACGAACCTATTGATCCATCTCTATACACTATTAAGGCTACAGTTCTTGAGAAGACAAAACGCCCGCTTAGAGTGAGAGAAGTTAccaagagaagaaacagGAAAGTGCGTCATGCGGTCAATAAAGCCGATTTGACTATTCTGAGAATATCCGAGCTAAAAGTCAATTAA
- the PHS1 gene encoding enoyl-CoA hydratase PHS1 (similar to uniprot|P40857 Saccharomyces cerevisiae YJL097W Protein required for cell viability), translating into MASSKASIFSFLPLYNLLSASAWAYVLYQVVTLYPKIGQPSFFIATKDLVTYVQCGAIIEVTNSLFGIVRAPLVTTAAQVASRLLVVIGIFQYVPEAENAHKIYYITLLSAWCIAEIVRYMFYFFNLVAQAPTVLVVLRYNMFYVLYPLGVGSELFIIYSALPLAEAKYNILYKYFLIAGMLAYIPGFPVLFSHMVAQRRKVMRSLNGDKRKSA; encoded by the coding sequence ATGGCATCATCTAAGGCTTCTATCTTCTCCTTCCTTCCTCTTTACAACCTACTTTCTGCTTCTGCCTGGGCTTATGTCCTATATCAAGTCGTGACCCTTTACCCAAAGATCGGTCAACcaagtttctttattgCTACCAAGGATTTAGTCACGTACGTTCAATGCGGTGCTATAATTGAAGTCAcaaattctttgtttgGAATAGTCCGTGCTCCGCTAGTGACCACTGCTGCTCAAGTGGCCTCTCGACTCTTGGTAGTCATCGGTATCTTCCAGTATGTGCCGGAAGCAGAAAATGCGCATAAAATATATTACATCACGTTGTTGTCGGCATGGTGTATTGCTGAAATAGTGAGGTACATGttctacttcttcaacttggtGGCTCAAGCGCCTACTGTACTTGTTGTATTGAGATATAACATGTTTTACGTGCTATATCCATTGGGCGTCGGCAGCGAATTGTTCATAATTTATTCTGCATTGCCGTTGGCTGAAGCAAAATACAATATCTTGTACAAGTATTTCTTAATTGCAGGTATGCTAGCCTACATTCCAGGGTTCCCGGTGCTATTCTCACACATGGTTGCCCAAAGAAGGAAGGTCATGAGATCCTTGAACGGTGATAAACGCAAATCTGCATGA
- the SAP185 gene encoding Sap185p (similar to uniprot|P36123 Saccharomyces cerevisiae or to YJL098W uniprot|P40856 Saccharomyces cerevisiae YJL098W), which produces MSGSFWKFGQDYANEAPLTKLLNKAFFKINNNNSGSDDNHGQNGSGVDSDDGLNLREKKNMSELTSESDSDCISGEDDSGDTGDDDDVEKKEEEQDDEDEDDRALGPGTTKRNSGRFNDEDNEGGEEQVSISESNFEYKDYRPNLDILDDLLDDEELYTELMCSNFKLLVFFRYPEVLARLVDYVTNEHVLEPADDSMVDEEQQEGENGSDSSDNDAEEDQGKQGSPEAEADSGDDLENSEDENNTQSQYQNTLDVVPDNASESSAETSITLPPESEEQVESRRARIAAEILSADVWTISSAFMDNEDLLVKLWSTLEHPAPLSIIASTYFMKINERLLDMDISGMINFILKQENIVDRFIAHIDNPPLMDFLLKVISTDKPDAPTGIIALLKKQHLISKLLDYLSIEHDSSIQSAAGDFLKALITISANSNNEIASAIGPNELTRELVSAEMVSKLVNIMLQCGTSLSNGVGIVIELIRKNNSDYDFVQVMYTTLETHPPSDRDPVYLGHLVRCFANKMDRFNKILLETKLDPLETPFGSIEPLGFERFKICELVAELLHCSNMGLLGEPSGEAIVLERDLKREEILKEMEEQLENENASDAETGYYDGEDDTAHANNLHRELQDLNINATLKDSEATDEVEDVKDVGDAGDVDASLAERTDIHSETSSDSEVTEKVLRENPVVGDLLKISLQDNNIITTILDMFFRFPWNNFLHNVVFDIVQQIFNGPLKSGYNKFLLADLFSSAHITDVIMEGDRKCLEYEKETGIRLGYMGHLTLIAEEVAKFAAYIEEANVTFASPVVQEGLNEPKWKEYCDTILTETREKYSSLLGDDGFDEGENDEGDDEIYEDDDAINENEKRFVNVNGSLEYDDADEDENPNELGADNCFVYEDNMGNKTKIQVRLDNNDEHDSSYGGDLNKFSNYMSNQIKSGLNMADNAEEEDEGDEEEDIWNGESSNTFQPQVPNKTFFNSSMFHSHQFDLSPDDEEDYLDPNDDGQSYAKPNHPLYSSMLSPGGMPYDAPDEELNDLDVNDDDEDDDEDDFDADTDVGTHSGISHRSNEYSLRRTSSNDKIPYDLAEQSSRAMGMPALQRSSSHDTD; this is translated from the coding sequence AGCTTTTGAATAAGGCgtttttcaagatcaataacaataatagTGGTTCTGACGATAATCACGGACAGAACGGGTCCGGTGTTGATAGCGATGATGGGTTGAATCTACGagagaagaaaaacatgTCTGAACTTACGTCTGAGTCTGATAGCGATTGTATCAGTGGAGAAGACGATTCTGGGGATACAGgtgacgatgacgatgtAGAAAAGAAGGAGGAAGAGCAggatgatgaggatgaagatgatagAGCACTGGGGCCCGGGACGACGAAAAGGAATAGTGGACGTTTCAATGATGAGGACAACGAGGGAGGAGAAGAACaggtttcaatttcagagAGTAATTTCGAATACAAGGACTATCGTCCCAACCTTGATATTTTAGACGACTTGTTGGATGACGAGGAACTGTATACAGAGCTTATGTGCTCGAATTTCAAACTATTGGTGTTTTTCAGGTATCCTGAAGTGTTAGCAAGGTTGGTTGATTATGTGACCAACGAACACGTATTAGAACCAGCTGACGATAGCATGGTCGATGaggaacaacaagaagGGGAAAATGGGTCGGATTCATCCGATAACGATGCAGAGGAAGATCAGGGTAAACAAGGTTCTCCAGAGGCAGAAGCGGATTCAGGGGATGACTTAGAGaattcagaagatgaaaataatactCAATCACAATACCAAAATACACTGGACGTCGTTCCAGATAATGCATCTGAGTCTTCAGCTGAAACGAGTATCACTCTACCACCAGAAAGTGAAGAACAGGTAGAGTCAAGAAGAGCCAGGATCGCTGCAGAGATTCTCTCTGCGGATGTGTGGACCATTTCCTCTGCATTCATGGATAACGAAGACCTTCTAGTCAAGTTATGGTCCACTTTGGAACACCCTGCTCCACTTTCAATCATTGCATCCACATATTTCATGAAAATCAATGAACGTTTATTAGATATGGACATTAGTGGCATGATAAACTTCATTTTAAAACAAGAGAATATAGTTGATAGATTTATTGCACACATCGATAACCCTCCATTGATGGATTTCCTTCTTAAAGTCATTTCTACGGATAAACCAGATGCTCCAACTGGAATAATCgcattattgaagaaacaacattTGATATCTAAATTGTTAGATTATTTATCAATTGAACAcgattcttcaattcaatcTGCTGCAGGCGATTTCTTAAAAGCTTTGATTACCATCAGtgcaaattcaaataaCGAAATCGCATCTGCTATAGGTCCTAATGAGTTGACTAGAGAATTAGTTTCCGCAGAAATGGTTTCCAAATTGGTTAATATTATGTTACAATGTGGCACATCGTTAAGCAACGGTGTTGGGATAGTGATAGAACTTATCAGAAAGAACAATTCTGATTACGATTTCGTACAGGTGATGTATACAACATTGGAAACACACCCACCATCTGATAGAGATCCAGTGTATTTGGGACATTTGGTTAGATGCTTTGCAAATAAGATGGATAGATTTAACAAGATCCTTTTGGAAACGAAGCTTGACCCATTGGAGACACCTTTCGGAAGCATTGAGCCGTTAggttttgaaagatttaaGATTTGCGAACTTGTTGCTGAACTTTTACACTGCTCGAACATGGGATTGTTAGGTGAACCATCAGGAGAGGCTATTGTACTTGAACGAGActtgaaaagagaagagattttgaaagaaatggaagaACAGCTTGAGAATGAAAACGCATCTGATGCAGAAACTGGATATTATGACGGTGAAGATGATACTGCTCATGCTAATAATCTTCATAGGGAATTACAAGACCTCAATATAAATGCGACGCTGAAAGACTCTGAAGCTACTGATGAAGTAGAGGACGTCAAAGATGTTGGAGATGCTGGAGATGTTGATGCTTCCTTGGCTGAAAGAACAGATATACATTCCGAAACTTCATCAGATTCTGAAGTTACCGAAAAAGTTCTGAGAGAAAATCCAGTTGTTGGtgatttattgaaaatttctTTACAAGATAACAACATCATTACAACCATACTTGATATGTTTTTCAGGTTCCCCTGGAACAATTTCTTGCATAACGTTGTTTTCGATATTGTGCAGCAAATTTTCAATGGACCACTGAAGTCTGGATATAACAAATTTCTCTTGGCAgatctcttttcttctgctCATATTACCGATGTCATTATGGAAGGCGACAGGAAATGTCTAGAGTACGAGAAAGAGACTGGAATCAGACTTGGTTACATGGGTCATTTAACATTGATCGCCGAGGAAGTTGCCAAATTCGCTGCCTATATAGAAGAAGCCAATGTGACTTTCGCATCACCTGTAGTGCAAGAAGGACTCAATGAACCTAAATGGAAAGAGTACTGCGATACAATTCTCACCgaaacaagagaaaaatataGCTCTTTACTCGGAGATGACGGTTTCGACGAAGGTGAAAACGACGAGGGCGATGACGAGATTTACGAAGACGATGATGCTATAAATGAAAACGAGAAAAGGTTTGTGAATGTGAACGGGTCCCTGGAGTATGACGATGCCGATGAGGATGAAAATCCGAATGAATTAGGTGCCGACAACTGTTTCGTTTATGAAGACAACATGGGTAATAAGACAAAAATCCAAGTACGACTAGACAACAACGATGAGCATGACTCGTCGTACGGTGGAGATTTGAATAAGTTTAGCAACTACATGTCAAATCAGATTAAATCCGGCTTAAACATGGCTGACAATGCCgaggaagaagacgaagGAGACGAAGAGGAAGATATTTGGAATGGTGAATCATCCAACACATTCCAACCGCAAGTCCCCAATaaaaccttcttcaacagcTCCATGTTCCATTCCCACCAATTTGATCTGTCACctgacgatgaagaagattatTTAGATCCTAACGACGATGGGCAATCTTATGCAAAACCAAACCATCCTTTATACTCCAGCATGTTATCACCGGGTGGTATGCCCTACGATGCACCAGACGAAGAACTCAACGATCTTGATGTAAACGACGATGATGAGGACGAcgacgaagatgatttcGATGCTGATACTGATGTTGGAACACATAGCGGCATTTCTCATCGTTCGAATGAATACTCCCTGCGTCGTACTTCCAGTAATGATAAGATCCCTTACGATCTCGCTGAGCAGAGTAGTAGAGCAATGGGAATGCCTGCTTTGCAAAGATCAAGCTCACATGATACAGATTAA